A portion of the Meriones unguiculatus strain TT.TT164.6M chromosome 14, Bangor_MerUng_6.1, whole genome shotgun sequence genome contains these proteins:
- the Catsperg gene encoding cation channel sperm-associated auxiliary subunit gamma isoform X10: METRALVGAPRGSRAAILRAGKRGGTGAAKQRLTRFDQVTGSSYMVRWPAMLPVSPVLPRKSQLWAFWALLLVAWLSLTPWAVDHHHRCSWLVVLNKFERVGSHFSQDRFLDQEPMDTVAKVFEKLSDSPVDTQERYLGFPYYLQINFSCTGQVRIYTVKRMISNSEELARKGHLMGMRPVVLISYRYPVNFYRWKIENLQVQMEAAPLRSTEHCAAEAMCVLNWYTPMPIKNGSVVMSVDISSNGIGPFIPRKRFYMNMNGFLKRDANEKVIYTIGYESIVMKSNNFKKSKSRPLWYTINHAPVLILGGIEGEKALLITDTNFQDASLVELSIDSCWVGSYYCPMLSFSATIFDAISTESTLFIRQNQLVYYFTGRYSTLFDTSHSSSRWVRVLPTECIKKLCPVFVNGNGSEYVLALNTGIHEGYIHIGTITDGLVSFQMVPTGWSVCDMLSGTNCTIDWATYIADEKNLLLLLEILNENLDKVFYLLSFNLAIIGCTSSIWRTSPRSTPSNTWSTLTTERWCLSQIKRRKYKKLSFTNLCPFKVMRLRDLPEKQHFARQELYHAPPPLVSQTLGFHNNKTLAVYQGLVYYLLWLHSKYDKPYADPVHDPTWRWWQHKKQYKDYYFYLSSNWLAAEGVYIDMSSYQKLYNISNDHGLPEIVFLDKGTSFSFTVFLSSQEDTLMSAATLGTTFQVEKKLAVAVVVADPDCLKATVKQEVLLNRKAVLYKIKIEDRKVCYDQGLSGHNLKKTSMMIKVLGSAGKCFQTTFLGTSMQGNLMVPVLIGCPPGKRLAFDVTYTILHSREINKHYFDCVKSNPEMPCFLFRDLFQPFFLVQDMVTGDSGSFLGSYLLKVVGGGHTLDTIRDYTEEEIFRYNSPLDNSESLIWKTKVERTTRDKKFYIMSYLSPGIEWLCLENSPCHDITPGNIFAPEFFLKLLVSNRGVDTSTYCDYQLIFILHMHGLPLSSNRSLFIVIVSISLLSGLVVFYILFCILWPHIVKAWASLRWKINNIMASESYYTYATSTAGFSVHSHTVSEESVKAPSKAGSAGGIAEAEKAQEA; this comes from the exons GTTCTAGCTACATGGTGCGCTGGCCAGCCATGCTCCCTGTCAGCCCTGTGTTGCCGAGAAAATCACAGCTATGGGCATTCTGGGCCCTGCTGCTGGTGGCCTGGCTGTCGCTGACGCCGTGGGCGGTGGACCACCACCACCGCTGCAgctggctggtggtcctgaacAAGTTCGAGAGGGTGGGCTCGCACTTCTCCCAGGACCGCTTCCTGGACCAGGAGCCCATGGACACGGTGGCCAAGGTGTTTGAGAAGTTGTCGGACTCGCCAGTCGACACCCAGGAG AGATACTTGGGCTTTCCTTACTACCTGCAGATCAACTTCTCCTGTACGGGACAGGTGAGAATTTACACTGTGAAGAGGATGATTTCT AACAGCGAGGAGCTGGCTCGAAAGGGCCACCTGATGGGGATGAGGCCTGTGGTCCTGATCAGCTACAGGTACCCAGTCAATTTCTACCGGTGGAAGATCGAGAACCTGCAGGTGCAGATGGAGGCTGCTCCGCTGCGCAGCACAG AGCACTGCGCAGCAGAGGCTATGTGCGTCCTGAACTGGTACACACCCATGCCCATCAAGAATGGCAGTGTGGTCATGAGCGTGGACATCAGCAGCAATGGCATAGGGCCCTTCATTCCCCGGAAAAG GTTCTATATGAACATGAATGGCTTCTTGAAAAGAGATGCAAACGAGAAAGTGATCTACACCATCGGATACGAG AGCATTGTTATGAAGAGTAATAACTTTAAGAAATCGAAATCAAGGCCCCTGTGGTACACGATAAACCACGCCCCCGTGCTCATCCTGGGAGGCATTGAAGGGGAAAAGGCCCTTCTGATTACAGACACTAATTTCCAGGATGCCTCTCTCGTGGAG CTGAGCATTGACAGTTGCTGGGTTGGCTCCTACTACTGCCCCATGCTTAGCTTCTCAGCCACCATCTTTGACGCCATTTCCACGGAGAGCACGCTCTTCATTCGGCAGAACCAGCTCGTCTACTATTTCACAGGCCGCTACTCCACCCTCTTCGACACCAGCCACAGCAGCA GCAGGTGGGTGCGTGTCCTTCCTACCGAGTGCATCAAGAAACTGTGCCCAGTGTTTGTCAATGGCAATGGCTCGGAGTACGTGCTGGCCCTCAACACTGGCATCCACGAGGGTTACATTCACATTGGGACCATCACGG ATGGTCTCGTGTCCTTCCAGATGGTGCCCACTGGCTGGTCAGTCTGTGATATGTTATCAG GTACAAACTGCACCATTGACTGGGCCACGTACATTGCCGATGAGAAgaacttgctgctgctgctggagatCCTGAATGAGAACTTGGATAAGGTCTTCTACCTGCTCAGCTTTAATCTAG CTATAATAGGGTGCACTTCATCTATCTGGCGGACTTCCCCAAGGAGTACACCATCAAATACATGGTCAACTCTTACCACGGAGAGATGGTGTTTGTCACAGATAAAGAGGAG GAAGTACAAGAAGCTGTCCTTCACCAACCTCTGCCCTTTCAAGGTGATGCGTCTCCGTGACCTACCTGAAAAACAGCACTTTGCACGCCAGGAGCTCTACCATGCTCCACCACCTCTGGTCTCTCAGACGTTGGGCTTCCACAACAACAAGACACTCGCTGTCTACCAAGGCCTTGTCTATTACCTGCTATGGCTGCATTCCAAGTATGACAAG CCCTACGCAGACCCTGTGCACGATCCCACCTGGCGCTGGTGGCAGCACAAGAAACAGTACAAG GATTACTACTTTTACCTGTCCAGCAACTGGCTGGCAGCGGAAGGCGTGTACATCGACATGAGCAGCTACCAAAAGCTCTACAACATCTCGAACGACCACGGCTTGCCCGAAATTGTCTTCCTGGACAAGGGCACCTCGtttagcttcactgtcttcctgtcGTCACAAGAGGACACCTTAATGTCCGCAGCCACCCTCG GCACTACCTTCCAGGTGGAGAAGAAGCTGGCAGTGGCCGTGGTTGTGGCAGATCCTGATTGCCTTAAGGCAACTGTGAAACAGGAGGTCCTTCTTAATCGCAAAGCAGTGCTCTATAAG ATTAAAATTGAGGACAGAAAGGTCTGCTATGATCAGGGCCTCAGTGGACACAACCTCAAGAAGACTTCCATGATGATCAAA GTGTTGGGCTCTGCTGGAAAATGTTTCCAGACCACATTCCTTGGGACAAGCATGCAA GGTAACCTGATGGTGCCAGTGTTAATCGGCTGTCCCCCTGGCAAGCGCCTGGCCTTCGATGTCACCTACACGATTCTGCACTCCCGGGAGATAAACAAACACTATTTTGACTGTGTGAAGTCGAACCCGGAGATGCCCTGCTTTCTCTTCCGTGACT TGTTCCAGCCCTTCTTCTTAGTCCAAGACATGGTGACGGGAGACTCTGGCAGTTTCCTGGGCAG CTACCTGCTGAAGGTGGTGGGCGGTGGCCACACACTTGACACCATCAGAGACTACACGGAAGAAGAAATCTTCCGTTATAACAGCCCGCTGGACAA CTCAGAAAGCCTCATCTGGAAAACCAAGGTCGAAAGGACCACCCGGGATAAGAAGTTCTACATCATGTCCTATCTGAGCCCTGGAATCGA GTGGCTGTGTTTGGAGAACTCCCCATGCCATGATATCACCCCCGGAAACATCTTTGCACCTGAATTTTTCCTCAAGTTGTTGGTGAGCAATAG AGGTGTAGACACTAGCACTTACTGTGACTACCAGCTCATCTTTATACTGCACATGCACGGGCTGCCTCTTAGCAGCAATCGGTCCCTCTTCATTGTCATT GTGTCCATCAGCCTGCTCTCAGGCCTGGTGGTCTTCTACATCCTGTTCTGTATCCTGTGGCCTCACATAGTGAAGGCCTGGGCCTCATTACGCTGGAAGATTAACAACATCATGGCGTCAGAGTCCTACTACACGTACGCCACCTCCACTGCCGGCTTCAGTGTCCACTCTCACACAGTCTCAGAGGAGAGCGTCAAGGCTCCCTCCAAGGCAGGTTCCGCAGGGGGCATTGCTGAAGCCGAGAAAGCCCAGGAGGCCTGA
- the Catsperg gene encoding cation channel sperm-associated auxiliary subunit gamma isoform X6 — protein METRALVGAPRGSRAAILRAGKRGGTGAAKQRLTRFDQVTGSSYMVRWPAMLPVSPVLPRKSQLWAFWALLLVAWLSLTPWAVDHHHRCSWLVVLNKFERVGSHFSQDRFLDQEPMDTVAKVFEKLSDSPVDTQERYLGFPYYLQINFSCTGQVRIYTVKRMISNSEELARKGHLMGMRPVVLISYRYPVNFYRWKIENLQVQMEAAPLRSTEHCAAEAMCVLNWYTPMPIKNGSVVMSVDISSNGIGPFIPRKRFYMNMNGFLKRDANEKVIYTIGYESIVMKSNNFKKSKSRPLWYTINHAPVLILGGIEGEKALLITDTNFQDASLVELSIDSCWVGSYYCPMLSFSATIFDAISTESTLFIRQNQLVYYFTGRYSTLFDTSHSSSRWVRVLPTECIKKLCPVFVNGNGSEYVLALNTGIHEGYIHIGTITDGLVSFQMVPTGWSVCDMLSGTNCTIDWATYIADEKNLLLLLEILNENLDKVFYLLSFNLDTEALDILYILPQYVPQASGDFLVLLGTETYTNTLMIPEGLFFNTFNNILYIWGNFILQRCLLRPEEGTRNPGAGVLWCWLGIYLYNRVHFIYLADFPKEYTIKYMVNSYHGEMVFVTDKEEIWYFLEGGYDVYRLVPSSGWNTYVFLHKMEHSSLFGDREYLVSVFYEDGQLYQVMRLRDLPEKQHFARQELYHAPPPLVSQTLGFHNNKTLAVYQGLVYYLLWLHSKYDKPYADPVHDPTWRWWQHKKQYKDYYFYLSSNWLAAEGVYIDMSSYQKLYNISNDHGLPEIVFLDKGTSFSFTVFLSSQEDTLMSAATLGTTFQVEKKLAVAVVVADPDCLKATVKQEVLLNRKAVLYKIKIEDRKVCYDQGLSGHNLKKTSMMIKVLGSAGKCFQTTFLGTSMQGNLMVPVLIGCPPGKRLAFDVTYTILHSREINKHYFDCVKSNPEMPCFLFRDLFQPFFLVQDMVTGDSGSFLGSYLLKVVGGGHTLDTIRDYTEEEIFRYNSPLDNSESLIWKTKVERTTRDKKFYIMSYLSPGIEWLCLENSPCHDITPGNIFAPEFFLKLLVSNRGVDTSTYCDYQLIFILHMHGLPLSSNRSLFIVIVSISLLSGLVVFYILFCILWPHIVKAWASLRWKINNIMASESYYTYATSTAGFSVHSHTVSEESVKAPSKAGSAGGIAEAEKAQEA, from the exons GTTCTAGCTACATGGTGCGCTGGCCAGCCATGCTCCCTGTCAGCCCTGTGTTGCCGAGAAAATCACAGCTATGGGCATTCTGGGCCCTGCTGCTGGTGGCCTGGCTGTCGCTGACGCCGTGGGCGGTGGACCACCACCACCGCTGCAgctggctggtggtcctgaacAAGTTCGAGAGGGTGGGCTCGCACTTCTCCCAGGACCGCTTCCTGGACCAGGAGCCCATGGACACGGTGGCCAAGGTGTTTGAGAAGTTGTCGGACTCGCCAGTCGACACCCAGGAG AGATACTTGGGCTTTCCTTACTACCTGCAGATCAACTTCTCCTGTACGGGACAGGTGAGAATTTACACTGTGAAGAGGATGATTTCT AACAGCGAGGAGCTGGCTCGAAAGGGCCACCTGATGGGGATGAGGCCTGTGGTCCTGATCAGCTACAGGTACCCAGTCAATTTCTACCGGTGGAAGATCGAGAACCTGCAGGTGCAGATGGAGGCTGCTCCGCTGCGCAGCACAG AGCACTGCGCAGCAGAGGCTATGTGCGTCCTGAACTGGTACACACCCATGCCCATCAAGAATGGCAGTGTGGTCATGAGCGTGGACATCAGCAGCAATGGCATAGGGCCCTTCATTCCCCGGAAAAG GTTCTATATGAACATGAATGGCTTCTTGAAAAGAGATGCAAACGAGAAAGTGATCTACACCATCGGATACGAG AGCATTGTTATGAAGAGTAATAACTTTAAGAAATCGAAATCAAGGCCCCTGTGGTACACGATAAACCACGCCCCCGTGCTCATCCTGGGAGGCATTGAAGGGGAAAAGGCCCTTCTGATTACAGACACTAATTTCCAGGATGCCTCTCTCGTGGAG CTGAGCATTGACAGTTGCTGGGTTGGCTCCTACTACTGCCCCATGCTTAGCTTCTCAGCCACCATCTTTGACGCCATTTCCACGGAGAGCACGCTCTTCATTCGGCAGAACCAGCTCGTCTACTATTTCACAGGCCGCTACTCCACCCTCTTCGACACCAGCCACAGCAGCA GCAGGTGGGTGCGTGTCCTTCCTACCGAGTGCATCAAGAAACTGTGCCCAGTGTTTGTCAATGGCAATGGCTCGGAGTACGTGCTGGCCCTCAACACTGGCATCCACGAGGGTTACATTCACATTGGGACCATCACGG ATGGTCTCGTGTCCTTCCAGATGGTGCCCACTGGCTGGTCAGTCTGTGATATGTTATCAG GTACAAACTGCACCATTGACTGGGCCACGTACATTGCCGATGAGAAgaacttgctgctgctgctggagatCCTGAATGAGAACTTGGATAAGGTCTTCTACCTGCTCAGCTTTAATCTAG ACACGGAGGCGCTGGATATCCTCTACATCCTGCCACAGTATGTTCCACAAG CTAGTGGCGACTTCTTGGTGCTCCTTGGGACGGAGACCTACACCAACACTCTTATGATCCCTGAGGGCTTGTTCTTCAACACATTCAACAATATACTGTACATCTGGGGAAACTTCATCCTGCAAAG GTGTCTcctaaggccagaagagggtactagaAACCCTGGAGCCGGAGTTCTATGGTGCTGGCTGGGAATCTATCT CTATAATAGGGTGCACTTCATCTATCTGGCGGACTTCCCCAAGGAGTACACCATCAAATACATGGTCAACTCTTACCACGGAGAGATGGTGTTTGTCACAGATAAAGAGGAG ATCTGGTACTTTCTGGAGGGTGGCTATGATGTGTACCGTCTGGTCCCATCCAGTGGCTGGAACACTTATGTTTTCCTGCACAAGATGGAACACTCTTCCCTCTTTGGGGACCGAGAGTATTTGGTCAGCGTCTTCTATGAGGATGGGCAGCTCTACCAG GTGATGCGTCTCCGTGACCTACCTGAAAAACAGCACTTTGCACGCCAGGAGCTCTACCATGCTCCACCACCTCTGGTCTCTCAGACGTTGGGCTTCCACAACAACAAGACACTCGCTGTCTACCAAGGCCTTGTCTATTACCTGCTATGGCTGCATTCCAAGTATGACAAG CCCTACGCAGACCCTGTGCACGATCCCACCTGGCGCTGGTGGCAGCACAAGAAACAGTACAAG GATTACTACTTTTACCTGTCCAGCAACTGGCTGGCAGCGGAAGGCGTGTACATCGACATGAGCAGCTACCAAAAGCTCTACAACATCTCGAACGACCACGGCTTGCCCGAAATTGTCTTCCTGGACAAGGGCACCTCGtttagcttcactgtcttcctgtcGTCACAAGAGGACACCTTAATGTCCGCAGCCACCCTCG GCACTACCTTCCAGGTGGAGAAGAAGCTGGCAGTGGCCGTGGTTGTGGCAGATCCTGATTGCCTTAAGGCAACTGTGAAACAGGAGGTCCTTCTTAATCGCAAAGCAGTGCTCTATAAG ATTAAAATTGAGGACAGAAAGGTCTGCTATGATCAGGGCCTCAGTGGACACAACCTCAAGAAGACTTCCATGATGATCAAA GTGTTGGGCTCTGCTGGAAAATGTTTCCAGACCACATTCCTTGGGACAAGCATGCAA GGTAACCTGATGGTGCCAGTGTTAATCGGCTGTCCCCCTGGCAAGCGCCTGGCCTTCGATGTCACCTACACGATTCTGCACTCCCGGGAGATAAACAAACACTATTTTGACTGTGTGAAGTCGAACCCGGAGATGCCCTGCTTTCTCTTCCGTGACT TGTTCCAGCCCTTCTTCTTAGTCCAAGACATGGTGACGGGAGACTCTGGCAGTTTCCTGGGCAG CTACCTGCTGAAGGTGGTGGGCGGTGGCCACACACTTGACACCATCAGAGACTACACGGAAGAAGAAATCTTCCGTTATAACAGCCCGCTGGACAA CTCAGAAAGCCTCATCTGGAAAACCAAGGTCGAAAGGACCACCCGGGATAAGAAGTTCTACATCATGTCCTATCTGAGCCCTGGAATCGA GTGGCTGTGTTTGGAGAACTCCCCATGCCATGATATCACCCCCGGAAACATCTTTGCACCTGAATTTTTCCTCAAGTTGTTGGTGAGCAATAG AGGTGTAGACACTAGCACTTACTGTGACTACCAGCTCATCTTTATACTGCACATGCACGGGCTGCCTCTTAGCAGCAATCGGTCCCTCTTCATTGTCATT GTGTCCATCAGCCTGCTCTCAGGCCTGGTGGTCTTCTACATCCTGTTCTGTATCCTGTGGCCTCACATAGTGAAGGCCTGGGCCTCATTACGCTGGAAGATTAACAACATCATGGCGTCAGAGTCCTACTACACGTACGCCACCTCCACTGCCGGCTTCAGTGTCCACTCTCACACAGTCTCAGAGGAGAGCGTCAAGGCTCCCTCCAAGGCAGGTTCCGCAGGGGGCATTGCTGAAGCCGAGAAAGCCCAGGAGGCCTGA
- the Catsperg gene encoding cation channel sperm-associated auxiliary subunit gamma isoform X2 encodes METRALVGAPRGSRAAILRAGKRGGTGAAKQRLTRFDQVTGSSYMVRWPAMLPVSPVLPRKSQLWAFWALLLVAWLSLTPWAVDHHHRCSWLVVLNKFERVGSHFSQDRFLDQEPMDTVAKVFEKLSDSPVDTQERYLGFPYYLQINFSCTGQNSEELARKGHLMGMRPVVLISYRYPVNFYRWKIENLQVQMEAAPLRSTEHCAAEAMCVLNWYTPMPIKNGSVVMSVDISSNGIGPFIPRKRFYMNMNGFLKRDANEKVIYTIGYESIVMKSNNFKKSKSRPLWYTINHAPVLILGGIEGEKALLITDTNFQDASLVELSIDSCWVGSYYCPMLSFSATIFDAISTESTLFIRQNQLVYYFTGRYSTLFDTSHSSSRWVRVLPTECIKKLCPVFVNGNGSEYVLALNTGIHEGYIHIGTITDGLVSFQMVPTGWSVCDMLSGTNCTIDWATYIADEKNLLLLLEILNENLDKVFYLLSFNLDTEALDILYILPQYVPQASGDFLVLLGTETYTNTLMIPEGLFFNTFNNILYIWGNFILQRCLLRPEEGTRNPGAGVLWCWLGIYLYNRVHFIYLADFPKEYTIKYMVNSYHGEMVFVTDKEEIWYFLEGGYDVYRLVPSSGWNTYVFLHKMEHSSLFGDREYLVSVFYEDGQLYQLIYLTKAGRSRLVKRPLQVAKLLLYQNRRPQTFEMQGKYKKLSFTNLCPFKVMRLRDLPEKQHFARQELYHAPPPLVSQTLGFHNNKTLAVYQGLVYYLLWLHSKYDKPYADPVHDPTWRWWQHKKQYKDYYFYLSSNWLAAEGVYIDMSSYQKLYNISNDHGLPEIVFLDKGTSFSFTVFLSSQEDTLMSAATLGTTFQVEKKLAVAVVVADPDCLKATVKQEVLLNRKAVLYKIKIEDRKVCYDQGLSGHNLKKTSMMIKVLGSAGKCFQTTFLGTSMQGNLMVPVLIGCPPGKRLAFDVTYTILHSREINKHYFDCVKSNPEMPCFLFRDLFQPFFLVQDMVTGDSGSFLGSYLLKVVGGGHTLDTIRDYTEEEIFRYNSPLDNSESLIWKTKVERTTRDKKFYIMSYLSPGIEWLCLENSPCHDITPGNIFAPEFFLKLLVSNRGVDTSTYCDYQLIFILHMHGLPLSSNRSLFIVIVSISLLSGLVVFYILFCILWPHIVKAWASLRWKINNIMASESYYTYATSTAGFSVHSHTVSEESVKAPSKAGSAGGIAEAEKAQEA; translated from the exons GTTCTAGCTACATGGTGCGCTGGCCAGCCATGCTCCCTGTCAGCCCTGTGTTGCCGAGAAAATCACAGCTATGGGCATTCTGGGCCCTGCTGCTGGTGGCCTGGCTGTCGCTGACGCCGTGGGCGGTGGACCACCACCACCGCTGCAgctggctggtggtcctgaacAAGTTCGAGAGGGTGGGCTCGCACTTCTCCCAGGACCGCTTCCTGGACCAGGAGCCCATGGACACGGTGGCCAAGGTGTTTGAGAAGTTGTCGGACTCGCCAGTCGACACCCAGGAG AGATACTTGGGCTTTCCTTACTACCTGCAGATCAACTTCTCCTGTACGGGACAG AACAGCGAGGAGCTGGCTCGAAAGGGCCACCTGATGGGGATGAGGCCTGTGGTCCTGATCAGCTACAGGTACCCAGTCAATTTCTACCGGTGGAAGATCGAGAACCTGCAGGTGCAGATGGAGGCTGCTCCGCTGCGCAGCACAG AGCACTGCGCAGCAGAGGCTATGTGCGTCCTGAACTGGTACACACCCATGCCCATCAAGAATGGCAGTGTGGTCATGAGCGTGGACATCAGCAGCAATGGCATAGGGCCCTTCATTCCCCGGAAAAG GTTCTATATGAACATGAATGGCTTCTTGAAAAGAGATGCAAACGAGAAAGTGATCTACACCATCGGATACGAG AGCATTGTTATGAAGAGTAATAACTTTAAGAAATCGAAATCAAGGCCCCTGTGGTACACGATAAACCACGCCCCCGTGCTCATCCTGGGAGGCATTGAAGGGGAAAAGGCCCTTCTGATTACAGACACTAATTTCCAGGATGCCTCTCTCGTGGAG CTGAGCATTGACAGTTGCTGGGTTGGCTCCTACTACTGCCCCATGCTTAGCTTCTCAGCCACCATCTTTGACGCCATTTCCACGGAGAGCACGCTCTTCATTCGGCAGAACCAGCTCGTCTACTATTTCACAGGCCGCTACTCCACCCTCTTCGACACCAGCCACAGCAGCA GCAGGTGGGTGCGTGTCCTTCCTACCGAGTGCATCAAGAAACTGTGCCCAGTGTTTGTCAATGGCAATGGCTCGGAGTACGTGCTGGCCCTCAACACTGGCATCCACGAGGGTTACATTCACATTGGGACCATCACGG ATGGTCTCGTGTCCTTCCAGATGGTGCCCACTGGCTGGTCAGTCTGTGATATGTTATCAG GTACAAACTGCACCATTGACTGGGCCACGTACATTGCCGATGAGAAgaacttgctgctgctgctggagatCCTGAATGAGAACTTGGATAAGGTCTTCTACCTGCTCAGCTTTAATCTAG ACACGGAGGCGCTGGATATCCTCTACATCCTGCCACAGTATGTTCCACAAG CTAGTGGCGACTTCTTGGTGCTCCTTGGGACGGAGACCTACACCAACACTCTTATGATCCCTGAGGGCTTGTTCTTCAACACATTCAACAATATACTGTACATCTGGGGAAACTTCATCCTGCAAAG GTGTCTcctaaggccagaagagggtactagaAACCCTGGAGCCGGAGTTCTATGGTGCTGGCTGGGAATCTATCT CTATAATAGGGTGCACTTCATCTATCTGGCGGACTTCCCCAAGGAGTACACCATCAAATACATGGTCAACTCTTACCACGGAGAGATGGTGTTTGTCACAGATAAAGAGGAG ATCTGGTACTTTCTGGAGGGTGGCTATGATGTGTACCGTCTGGTCCCATCCAGTGGCTGGAACACTTATGTTTTCCTGCACAAGATGGAACACTCTTCCCTCTTTGGGGACCGAGAGTATTTGGTCAGCGTCTTCTATGAGGATGGGCAGCTCTACCAG CTGATCTATCTTACCAAGGCTGGCCGTAGTCGTTTGGTCAAGAGGCCTTTGCAAGTGGCAAAGTTGCTGCTGTATCAAAATCGCAGACCCCAGACATTTGAGATGCAAGG GAAGTACAAGAAGCTGTCCTTCACCAACCTCTGCCCTTTCAAGGTGATGCGTCTCCGTGACCTACCTGAAAAACAGCACTTTGCACGCCAGGAGCTCTACCATGCTCCACCACCTCTGGTCTCTCAGACGTTGGGCTTCCACAACAACAAGACACTCGCTGTCTACCAAGGCCTTGTCTATTACCTGCTATGGCTGCATTCCAAGTATGACAAG CCCTACGCAGACCCTGTGCACGATCCCACCTGGCGCTGGTGGCAGCACAAGAAACAGTACAAG GATTACTACTTTTACCTGTCCAGCAACTGGCTGGCAGCGGAAGGCGTGTACATCGACATGAGCAGCTACCAAAAGCTCTACAACATCTCGAACGACCACGGCTTGCCCGAAATTGTCTTCCTGGACAAGGGCACCTCGtttagcttcactgtcttcctgtcGTCACAAGAGGACACCTTAATGTCCGCAGCCACCCTCG GCACTACCTTCCAGGTGGAGAAGAAGCTGGCAGTGGCCGTGGTTGTGGCAGATCCTGATTGCCTTAAGGCAACTGTGAAACAGGAGGTCCTTCTTAATCGCAAAGCAGTGCTCTATAAG ATTAAAATTGAGGACAGAAAGGTCTGCTATGATCAGGGCCTCAGTGGACACAACCTCAAGAAGACTTCCATGATGATCAAA GTGTTGGGCTCTGCTGGAAAATGTTTCCAGACCACATTCCTTGGGACAAGCATGCAA GGTAACCTGATGGTGCCAGTGTTAATCGGCTGTCCCCCTGGCAAGCGCCTGGCCTTCGATGTCACCTACACGATTCTGCACTCCCGGGAGATAAACAAACACTATTTTGACTGTGTGAAGTCGAACCCGGAGATGCCCTGCTTTCTCTTCCGTGACT TGTTCCAGCCCTTCTTCTTAGTCCAAGACATGGTGACGGGAGACTCTGGCAGTTTCCTGGGCAG CTACCTGCTGAAGGTGGTGGGCGGTGGCCACACACTTGACACCATCAGAGACTACACGGAAGAAGAAATCTTCCGTTATAACAGCCCGCTGGACAA CTCAGAAAGCCTCATCTGGAAAACCAAGGTCGAAAGGACCACCCGGGATAAGAAGTTCTACATCATGTCCTATCTGAGCCCTGGAATCGA GTGGCTGTGTTTGGAGAACTCCCCATGCCATGATATCACCCCCGGAAACATCTTTGCACCTGAATTTTTCCTCAAGTTGTTGGTGAGCAATAG AGGTGTAGACACTAGCACTTACTGTGACTACCAGCTCATCTTTATACTGCACATGCACGGGCTGCCTCTTAGCAGCAATCGGTCCCTCTTCATTGTCATT GTGTCCATCAGCCTGCTCTCAGGCCTGGTGGTCTTCTACATCCTGTTCTGTATCCTGTGGCCTCACATAGTGAAGGCCTGGGCCTCATTACGCTGGAAGATTAACAACATCATGGCGTCAGAGTCCTACTACACGTACGCCACCTCCACTGCCGGCTTCAGTGTCCACTCTCACACAGTCTCAGAGGAGAGCGTCAAGGCTCCCTCCAAGGCAGGTTCCGCAGGGGGCATTGCTGAAGCCGAGAAAGCCCAGGAGGCCTGA